The following coding sequences lie in one Sorex araneus isolate mSorAra2 chromosome 4, mSorAra2.pri, whole genome shotgun sequence genomic window:
- the IQCF6 gene encoding IQ domain-containing protein F6: MDTENLEKAAVTIQSWWRGTMVRQGLLNAALKAWVIQSWWRSVQAKMLEQRRRLALRLYTCQEWAVVKVQAQVRMWQARRQFLQTRQAARVIQSHWRWHASQTRGLIRGRYEVKASRLQLDIEILMTYGAGRAKDTGCLSQ, from the exons ATGGACACAGAAAAT TTAGAGAAGGCAGCTGTCACGATTCAGTCATGGTGGCGAGGCACCATGGTGCGCCAGGGCTTACTGAATGCTGCGCTCAAGGCTTGGGTCATCCAGAGCTGGTGGAGGTCCGTGCAGGCCAAAATGCTGGAACAAAGACGGCGTCTGGCACTAAGACTCTACACGTGCCAGGAGTGGGCCGTGGTGAAGGTGCAAGCGCAGGTTCGAATGTGGCAGGCCCGTAGACAGTTTCTCCAGACGCGCCAAGCAGCGCGCGTCATCCAGTCTCACTGGCGCTGGCATGCCAGCCAGACCCGGGGCCTCATCCGTGGCCGCTATGAGGTCAAGGCCAGCCGGCTGCAGCTTGACATCGAAATCCTCATGACCTATGGTGCTGGCAGAGCCAAGGACACGGGATGTCTCTCTCAATAA